CAACAATTCCTCCAACAGGAGTTCCGATAACGGGGATTCCCGCGGCCATTGCCTCAAGAAAAGAATTTCCAAGACCTTCGGAAATCGATGGACGGACAAAAATATCCCCGAGCGAGAGGTATTTTGGAATTTCTTCATACGGAACGGCTCCGATGAAATGCGTTCTTCCTTTAATCTTTTTCTCCTTCGCAAGAATTTCAAGGGAGTTTCTCTCGGGACCGTCTCCTACGACAAGAAGGTGTACGTATTCGGGCAAAAACGAAAGTGACCGGATTGTGTCGGCTACGGCATTTTTAGGGACGAGTCGTGAAGTGGTAATAAGAAATTTTGTTTTTTCGTCCGCAGGCAAATTATGGCGTGTACGCAATTCGGCAAGCTCTATCGTGGCATACCCTTTGAAAAATCGGGCGACATCCACTCCGTTCGGAATAACTTCCGCTGTTTTTGAAAAACCTTCCGATTTTGCGTGAGCCGCAAGAAAATGCGAGATAGCGTGTATATAATCGGCTTTTTTGAAAATAAGACGGAAAAGCGGCAAAAGAATGTTCATACGGCGATGTATGTGCTCAACAGAATCCCCTTCTTGAAGATTAAGGAGAAAGGGAATGCGGAAATGGACAAGCTTGAAGAATAAAGCGGCGAGGCCCGCATACGCGGCCATGATTGACCACACCGCGTCATATCGTTTTCCCGCGTGCATCCAGAGTGCTTTGAAAAACGCAAGAAAAGGAAACAAATATTTGTTTATGGAAAAAGGAAACGCAATGACTGAGTGATTCGGCGCGTCGCCGGCAAAACCGATACGGTGCACCCGCACGTTTCCGATATCTTCAACTGCAGGGAGCGCCCGATCGATACGTAAAGTAATCATGTCGAATTCAAAATTGTTTCCCATGCGGTCGGTTAATTCTTTTACGGCAACCTCCGCGCCTCCGACATACGGAAAATACGTAAGAGAAAAAATAAGAATGCGTTTCATTCCGTCAAAATGTTTGATAGTGTTTGCTCCCTGTTTCATTCAATTATTGTTATTTCGTCCGCCTCATTTTTTTTCGGCTTTGCAAAAAAGATAAAGGCGATCGGGATACCGACAACCGCGCCAAGGCCTACGAGCCATGGCATAAGAGGGCTTTCTTTAGCCGCAAGAGCGGCGGTTTGTTCTGTTTCAGACACAATACTTTCAGGCGTTATACTAGCAGATTTTTCGGGAAGAACATATGCTTGTTTTGTTGTTTTTTTCTCCGATACGGATGGAGTTTTTTCATCAATTTTTTCTTCCTGAGGTGAAGGAGGGGAATCTGTGATTTGAGAAGTAGACTGGATTGGTGGGGTTTCTTGTAATTGCTCTTCCGAAACGGTAACTGAAATCGTATCGGAAGCAGTTTGTCCTTCGTAAAATACATTTAACGCAACCGTGTATGTTCCTTTGGACGTGTAGGTATGGGAGACATTTTTCCCCTCACTTCCCTGCCCGTCTCCAAATGTCCATATGTATTGAGCTGAGGTAAACAGGTCATTGTCTTTTTTTGCCTGCCCTTCAAATATTATCGGTTTACCGATAGTTGTTTGCGTACCACTCGTAATAGAGGCAGAGAGCACGAATAAAGGCGTCTGTGTCGAAGACTGTTCCGTTGAATTTGTGTCCGTGGTGGAAGGTACCGGCGAATCCGCAGAGGATGTATTTGTCATTCCCGGCGTCGGAGATGAAGCACCCCATGTCCCATTTATTTTTTGCAGGGAATTACCGTCTCCTTTTGCTCCCATTGTTTCCGAATACGCTGCGGAGTCGCGTACAAGACCTTCGGCGTCAATAAGACTTACCGTTGTATTGGTATTCTTTAAGCTCATTGCCGTGTCTATAATTGTCGCGGAAAAACCAGAGTGATCAACAATAAATTGGTGTGCGTCAGCCGCGAGAATAAAAAATGTTCCGGGTGAAATCGTAAATGAACCCTGTCCACCGTTTTCCACTGAGGGTTCATTGAATAAATGGTTTGAGCCATCATTAAATCTCCATCCGTCCTGACCCCCGGAAAGGACAACATCTTCCGGTCCCTGATTATATATCTCCACCCATTCCCTTCCCGTATCCGATCCCGGAGACGGCAAGTCATACATAATTTCGGTTATTTCAAGTGCGGCAAAGGAATGCAAAGGAAAAAGAAGGAGAAGTGGAACGAAAAAACGCATAGTGTTATTTATCGTCTTCCAGAACTTTTTTTAAGGTAGATTCCGGAATTTCTTTGGGATGTCCAGACTTCCCTGTGCCTTCTACGGGCGGTTTGGATTCCGTTGATTCTTTCTTGGGCTCTGCCGGCTCTTCTTTTTCGCTTTTTGCCAAAACATCCGCAAGCGCTTCTTTAAGTTCGGAGAGACTTTTTTGCGTCGGTCCTTTATTTTCTTTTTTCTTTTGCTGATATGCAGGAGAAAGAGTGTTGAGAGATACAGGAACGGGCGTGGGGATAGGCACAGGAGAAGAGGACGGAGGCACCGGATATTTTTTCACTGGCACACTATTTTCTCCGGAGCGAAGCGCAGAAAAAGGATTCGGCCGTTTTTCTTCCACAGGTCTTGCCTGTTGGTTGTTAAATGCGGGACGTTTGTTGTTTTCTTCCTTTTTGATGGGTTCGTGCCAGTTTCTGATATATTCCTCGACAGTAGTCCGTGTCTGAGCGAATGCCTGGCGCGAGTGTTCGATAATCTTGTCCTTGTATGATGTCGAAGGGCGGTCAATCGGAGGAAGAGTGGTGGCGGAGAATGGAGGAGAAGTGACTCCCTCAATCATCAGCTTCAGATAGATTTGGGTGAAGCCGAGGTTCACCATGTCCTCGAGTGTAAACTCCGGAGAAAATTCTTTTTCTAGAACTTCGGCGTCATAGGCACCAACACGGAAAATAACCATCGTGCCCACGTTTCCAAAGACAGCGGCGCGCACTTCTTCGGACATCTGCTCGATATACTGATGCGCTATAGTAAGGCTCAGTTTGTATTTTCTCGATTCCGAAAGAATGTCGGCAAACGATTCGTTCGCAAACGACTGGAATTCGTCGACAAAAAGATAGAACGGCGGAAGACTTTTCATTTGGTTTTCGCTTGCATCCGCCCTTGACATCGCCCCGAGATATATTTTGGTAATAAGCATGCTTCCCAAAAGATTCGCGTTCGCTTCCCCCACCCGGCCTTTTGAAAGGTTGATGATGAGTATTTTTTTCTCATCCATCACTTTTCGCAAATCAAACGTCGATTTCGGCTGTCCGATGATGTTTCGCACAAGTGGGTTTGAAATGAATTGTCCGATTTTATTTTGAATAGCCGCACCGGCTTCTTGCATATACCTATCTCCATATCGGGCAAACTCGTCGGTCCAAAACGCCTTGACCGAGGGGTCGGTGATGTTTGCGATAACTTTGTTTCGATAGTCTTTGTCGGCAAGCATGCGGTTAACACCGATAAGTGTTGAGTCCGGATATTCAAGAAGAGCCAGCAAAATGTTCCCCAAAATATATTCCATGCGCGCCGACCATGCGTCTATCCATATCTTCTTGAACGCGCTCATCAGGCCGTTCGCTACGAGGTGGCGTTTGTCGGGTCCAACATCCTCCATAACATTGAAAGAAATGGGATGGTCGGTATCAAAAGGAGCAAAGTAAATAACGTCTTTTGCCCGCGATTCGGGAACATAATCCAAAAGAAGTTCGGCGGTCTTGCCATGCGGGTCGACAAAAGCCATGCCTTCACCGTTTTGTATATCTTGGATGGCCATGTTTTCAAGCATGGTGGACTTACCCATTCCGGTTTTCCCAATGACATATACGTGACGTGAACGGTCTTTGAGTTTTATGCCGAACTTCTGTTTTCTGCCACGTGCATCGGTTTCGGCAAAATATATGACTTTATTTTCATCGTGCATAGAAACAAATTTACCCAAATTATATAATTTTAAGGGCTAAATTAAAACTCCCGAAAGGTGAAAGTGTTTATTCGTCGGGAAGAGCGGAACCGGGGGTATACGTATTTGCCGCGTCCCACAACATCCATGAATCAAGCCCGGCATCATAGGTCGCTTGAATTTGAGCCCGGACCATTTCCTTTGTATATACCGCCCCCAAATCAAAATCCTGAAGCCAGGGCCTGATTTTTTCAGGAGTTGTACTTGCCCTTTTTACCGCGGAATCAAGAGAATATCGAACCACTTCGTACGGTTTTTCGGAGGGATTTGAAAACCCGAGAAAGGTTTTCGGATAATGAGAGGGATACACCATCGGTGCGACAAAATCAAAAAAAGGAAGCGTGTATTCAAGCACTTGTCCGATGTTGAGATCGTCGTAGTTTGTTGCCGTCATACCAAACAGGTCCGCGGAAAGTATCGCCCCGGTTCCCGAGAGTTTTTCTTTAAGATACGAAAAGAATGCTTCAAGAGCATGGGCTTTGCCGAACTCCGGATCTGAAACAATCATCTGTTCACTCCACGGATAGTAAATATCGGACATATTGCCGTCGGAAGGAAAACGAATATAGTCGAAATTGAGTTCGTCAAAACCTGCTTTGTAAGAAAGTATACCGAGGGCAACGATGTAGTCCCAGTATTCACGGGCCGATACATCAATAAAACTCAGTCCTTTATAATCCTTCCAAACAGTTCTGTCATTCTTTTGAACCGAAAGATCGGGGC
This bacterium DNA region includes the following protein-coding sequences:
- a CDS encoding glycosyltransferase family 4 protein → MKQGANTIKHFDGMKRILIFSLTYFPYVGGAEVAVKELTDRMGNNFEFDMITLRIDRALPAVEDIGNVRVHRIGFAGDAPNHSVIAFPFSINKYLFPFLAFFKALWMHAGKRYDAVWSIMAAYAGLAALFFKLVHFRIPFLLNLQEGDSVEHIHRRMNILLPLFRLIFKKADYIHAISHFLAAHAKSEGFSKTAEVIPNGVDVARFFKGYATIELAELRTRHNLPADEKTKFLITTSRLVPKNAVADTIRSLSFLPEYVHLLVVGDGPERNSLEILAKEKKIKGRTHFIGAVPYEEIPKYLSLGDIFVRPSISEGLGNSFLEAMAAGIPVIGTPVGGIVDFLFDPDANPDHEPTGLFCETRNPQSVASKVTRLLEDASLSGQISANAKNLVCDKYYWNGIAEDLTRGFQRTLS
- a CDS encoding type IV secretion system DNA-binding domain-containing protein; translation: MHDENKVIYFAETDARGRKQKFGIKLKDRSRHVYVIGKTGMGKSTMLENMAIQDIQNGEGMAFVDPHGKTAELLLDYVPESRAKDVIYFAPFDTDHPISFNVMEDVGPDKRHLVANGLMSAFKKIWIDAWSARMEYILGNILLALLEYPDSTLIGVNRMLADKDYRNKVIANITDPSVKAFWTDEFARYGDRYMQEAGAAIQNKIGQFISNPLVRNIIGQPKSTFDLRKVMDEKKILIINLSKGRVGEANANLLGSMLITKIYLGAMSRADASENQMKSLPPFYLFVDEFQSFANESFADILSESRKYKLSLTIAHQYIEQMSEEVRAAVFGNVGTMVIFRVGAYDAEVLEKEFSPEFTLEDMVNLGFTQIYLKLMIEGVTSPPFSATTLPPIDRPSTSYKDKIIEHSRQAFAQTRTTVEEYIRNWHEPIKKEENNKRPAFNNQQARPVEEKRPNPFSALRSGENSVPVKKYPVPPSSSPVPIPTPVPVSLNTLSPAYQQKKKENKGPTQKSLSELKEALADVLAKSEKEEPAEPKKESTESKPPVEGTGKSGHPKEIPESTLKKVLEDDK
- a CDS encoding putative glycoside hydrolase, which translates into the protein MARRHFPKGIIIGGFLGIIFFFLFYFGATTLFSLSYTAHVPQGVEAPVTKPKEIIATHIILPRPLKAVYMTACVAGTPSFRKNIVHLIDTTELNAVIIDIKDYSGGISFETNDARFSDAEGENCFAQDMREFIASLHEKEIYVIGRISVFQDPVMTKLRPDLSVQKNDRTVWKDYKGLSFIDVSAREYWDYIVALGILSYKAGFDELNFDYIRFPSDGNMSDIYYPWSEQMIVSDPEFGKAHALEAFFSYLKEKLSGTGAILSADLFGMTATNYDDLNIGQVLEYTLPFFDFVAPMVYPSHYPKTFLGFSNPSEKPYEVVRYSLDSAVKRASTTPEKIRPWLQDFDLGAVYTKEMVRAQIQATYDAGLDSWMLWDAANTYTPGSALPDE
- a CDS encoding PKD domain-containing protein, coding for MRFFVPLLLLFPLHSFAALEITEIMYDLPSPGSDTGREWVEIYNQGPEDVVLSGGQDGWRFNDGSNHLFNEPSVENGGQGSFTISPGTFFILAADAHQFIVDHSGFSATIIDTAMSLKNTNTTVSLIDAEGLVRDSAAYSETMGAKGDGNSLQKINGTWGASSPTPGMTNTSSADSPVPSTTDTNSTEQSSTQTPLFVLSASITSGTQTTIGKPIIFEGQAKKDNDLFTSAQYIWTFGDGQGSEGKNVSHTYTSKGTYTVALNVFYEGQTASDTISVTVSEEQLQETPPIQSTSQITDSPPSPQEEKIDEKTPSVSEKKTTKQAYVLPEKSASITPESIVSETEQTAALAAKESPLMPWLVGLGAVVGIPIAFIFFAKPKKNEADEITIIE